The Aminithiophilus ramosus genome contains a region encoding:
- a CDS encoding helix-turn-helix domain-containing protein, whose amino-acid sequence MQGGVPMGFGAVIREARQATGLSQVALAEKVGVSRSAIYDWESEKYAPTDGQNLARLEGALGLTAGALYKMIFVDGNPTPPPADRGPGGKETVETEFQSRNGAI is encoded by the coding sequence ATGCAAGGAGGTGTTCCAATGGGATTCGGAGCAGTAATTCGGGAAGCCAGGCAAGCGACAGGACTTAGTCAAGTTGCGTTGGCTGAAAAAGTCGGAGTCTCCAGGTCGGCAATTTATGACTGGGAATCCGAGAAATATGCTCCCACCGACGGGCAGAACCTCGCTCGTCTGGAAGGGGCGCTGGGGCTTACGGCAGGTGCACTCTACAAGATGATTTTTGTCGACGGAAACCCTACGCCCCCCCCGGCCGATCGGGGGCCGGGGGGCAAGGAGACGGTCGAGACGGAGTTTCAATCCCGCAACGGTGCGATTTGA
- a CDS encoding helix-turn-helix domain-containing protein has protein sequence MFSERLKSLRKARGVTQKALAASLGLSERHYQGIEYGETKPGFDNLIALADYFDVSLDYLVGRSDNPGR, from the coding sequence ATGTTCTCTGAGCGCCTGAAGTCTCTTCGTAAGGCTCGTGGTGTTACTCAAAAAGCCCTTGCCGCCTCCTTGGGGCTCTCTGAACGCCACTACCAGGGCATTGAGTACGGAGAAACAAAGCCTGGATTCGACAACCTCATCGCCCTCGCGGACTACTTCGACGTGTCCCTCGACTACCTGGTTGGGCGATCGGACAACCCCGGGCGATAG